A stretch of Halichondria panicea chromosome 1, odHalPani1.1, whole genome shotgun sequence DNA encodes these proteins:
- the LOC135339914 gene encoding mRNA turnover protein 4 homolog, whose translation MPKSKRNRIVTLSKTRSKGHELKGALLQEVRDCCDKYAHLFVFNIDNMRNAKLKDLRTHWKDSRFFFGKNRVMQLALGRSDSDEYRTGLRFVSEELKGSVGLFFSNGDKTSVVEWFQDFQEKDHARSGFVATEEVVCQQGPLSQFTHTMEPQLRKLGLPTALTKGAVTLLEDHTVCKDGDELTPEQVRILKLLDVKMASFKVNLLCVWSKDGSFERLDTSESTAQKDCAVGL comes from the exons ATGCCCAAGTCCAAAAGAAATCGCATTG tgacgCTCAGTAAGACGAGGTCCAAAGGACATGAGTTGAAGGGTGCTTTATTGCAAGAG GTCCGAGACTGCTGTGACAAGTACGCCCACCTCTTTGTATTTAATATTGACAACATGCGCAATGCCAAGCTCAAGGACCTGCGCACTCACTGGAAAGACTCGAGATTCTTCTTTGGCAAGAACAGAGTGATGCAGCTGGCCCTGGGACGCTCAGACAGTGACGAGTATCGGACTGGGCTGCGTTTTGTGTCAGAG GAACTGAAGGGCAGTGTGGGCCTATTCTTCAGCAACGGGGACAAGACGAGTGTAGTGGAGTGGTTCCAGGACTTCCAAGAGAAAGATCATGCAAGGTCAGGGTTCGTTGCCACGGAGGAGGTGGTGTGTCAACAAGGACCACTCAGCCAGTTTACTCACACCATGGAGCCACAGCTGAGAAAGCTGGGACTGCCCACTGCACTCACGAAAG GTGCGGTGACATTGCTGGAAGATCACACAGTTTGTAAAGATGGGGACGAGTTGACTCCAGAGCAAGTCAGAATACTG AAATTGTTGGATGTGAAGATGGCCAGTTTTAAAGTGaacttgctgtgtgtgtggagtaaGGATGGCAGCTTTGAGAGACTAGATACTAGTGAGTCTACTGCTCAGAAAGACTGTGCCGTTggcttgtaa
- the LOC135339380 gene encoding carbohydrate sulfotransferase 12-like: MRRVKRFLLLLTLLAIFLISYELLLTVQHVSTINVQSWRRGRVNSLDQHMYITSKRMLRQLLQDREITQLPVKIVTDCQDNRSPDNRTIKTLQIISTKNQYLQDPNIVCLNESHLYRESFAQYGVPFNQLSVLQQKASIVRAVLSDLEQRNQLEIKAKLNKFVTEEVFKPNQKAAQYLTGSELNQDSEIEIKIFNGETATSEVLSRLNNLPRNANSATREIYLPHHVLPSRVTGSLTISTPTPKNKKKIKPPQMNEDLKKFKGARVKQSYNLADRGFSSDWRVNSTVVNHRLKFITMTINSTDPSERSVTKTSLNPDLLQRAKFQHDQVDLFCRQHTHPSSTLPLEDAELDNLFQHLLYDDTRKMVFCYVPKNGCSNMKRLMLVLNGILPPEASKENRPAETVLKEVHSFRNLTHSEALYRLTHYLKFAIVRNPLERLLSAYKNKLERPFIANLRKLFPERLKAFILKRYRRQDFEKWISINNSTDDIHPSFDEFVQFMNTFPLTMYNEHFKPFLDLCNPCAVKFDVYLSFKTLEYDIYALMEYLNIPFGLYPESIAHKTEPTSSLLEDYFSQVSPGNKAQLYRRLSREFEFYYSLHPEEWGMNYHL; encoded by the exons ATGAGAAGAGTCAAAAGATTCTTACTCTTACTCACCCTACTGGCAATCTTCCTCATCTCTTACGAACTTCTGTTGACCGTACAGCATGTGTCTACTatcaatgtacaatcatggcGACGAGGACGGGTTAACTCGTTGGATcagcacatgtacattactAGTAAGCGAATGTTGAGGCAGTTACTGCAAGACAGAGAAATTACGCAATTGCCTGTTAAAATTGTAACTGATTGCCAGGACAACAGGTCACCAGATAATCGTACAATCAAGACTTTGCAAATCATATCCACCAAGAATCAATACCTTCAAGACCCGAATATAGTATGTCTAAACGAATCACACTTGTATAGGGAGTCATTTGCACAGTATGGAGTGCCTTTCAATCAATTGTCAGTACTGCAACAAAAAGCTAGTATAGTGAGAGCTGTGCTCAGCGATTTAGAGCAAAGAAACCAACTCGAAATTAAAGCAAAACTCAATAAATTTGTCACTGAGGAAGTTTTCAAACCTAATCAAAAAGCAGCTCAATATTTAACAGGTAGCGAGTTGAATCAAGACTCAGAAATCGAAATTAAAATATTTAATGGAGAAACGGCTACAAGCGAAGTTCTGTCACGTCTTAACAATCTTCCTCGTAATGCAAACTCAGCTACAAGAGAGATTTACTTACCCCATCATGTGCTTCCATCACGGGTCACTGGTAGTCTTACTATTTCCACACCTACTcccaagaacaagaaaaagatAAAGCCACCACAGATGAATGAAGATCTCAAAAAGTTCAAAGGTGCAAGGGTTAAACAAAGCTACAATTTAGCAGATCGAGGCTTTTCTAGTGACTGGAGGGTTAATTCAACTGTCGTCAACCATAG GCTGAAGTTCATCACCATGACCATAAACAGCACTGACCCGAGTGAGAGAAGCGTGACCAAAACCAGTTTGAACCCTGACCTCTTGCAAAGAGCAAAG TTCCAGCATGATCAGGTGGACCTGTTTTGTCGACAACACACTCATCCTTCCTCTACTCTACCTCTagaagatgctgagctggacAATCTCTTTCAACACCTTCTCTATGACGACACGAGAAAGATGGTGTTCTGTTATGTTCCGAAGAACGGGTGTAGTAACATGAAGCGGTTGATGTTGGTGCTCAATGGAATACTCCCCCCAGAGGCTAGTAAAGAGAACAGACCAGCGGAGACTGTGCTCAAAGAG gtcCACTCGTTCCGCAACCTCACTCACTCTGAAGCTTTGTATCGCCTCACCCATTATCTCAAGTTTGCCATTGTCAGAAACCCCCTGGAAAGATTACTATCCGCCTACAAGAACAAGCTGGAGAGACCGTTCATTGCCA ATCTTCGTAAACTTTTTCCAGAGCGATTAAAGGCATTTATACTAAAACGTTATCGTCGCCAGGACTTCGAGAAGTGGATATCCATTAACAATTCCACGGATGACATTCATCCGAGCTTTGACGAATTCGTTCAGTTCATGAACACTTTTCCTCTTACCATGTACAATGAACATTTCAAGCCATTTCTAGATCTGTGTAACCCTTGCGCCGTGAAGTTTGACGTATACCTGAGCTTCAAGACTCTGGAATATGACATCTATGCACTAATGGAGTATCTAA acattcCGTTTGGTCTCTACCCTGAGTCAATAGCTCATAAGACAGAGCCCACCTCCTCCTTACTAGAAGACTACTTCTCACAG GTATCCCCTGGCAACAAGGCACAACTATATCGTCGCTTGAGTCGAGAATTTGAATTTTACTATTCTCTACATCCGGAGGAATGGGGCATGAATTATCATCTGTGA